A stretch of the Papaver somniferum cultivar HN1 chromosome 6, ASM357369v1, whole genome shotgun sequence genome encodes the following:
- the LOC113288654 gene encoding DNA-3-methyladenine glycosylase 1-like — protein sequence MGEQTQPHHHLPESSATTQPPVIDTPSLPPTQNPTSSKLPFRPKKTRKLSAVTSSENPNAKSLESTTTTSTTSDAAAATSNKKSKIVVQKVIRVLPKITARALSCKGEVELALRHLSSVDSNLDRLIKLHKPPVFDSFQPPFLALSKSILYQQLAYKAGTSIYTRFVSLCGGESLVLPEAVLSFTPNQLRLIGISARKSSYLHDLANKYRNGILSDSSIVNMDDKSLFTMLTMVKGIGPWSVHMFMIFSLHRPDVLPVGDVGIRKGVQLLYGLDELPRPSQMENLCEKWRPYRSVASWYMWRFAEAQGASATAAAIVPVVESAIPLQQLHQEQQPSFPQQQPSFPQEQPSFPQQQIIDPATNIANHGLWRSVWDPL from the coding sequence ATGGGTGAACAAACACaaccccaccaccacctccctgAATCCTCCGCAACTACTCAACCACCAGTAATCGACACTCCATCTCTTCCTCCTACTCAAAATCCCACATCTTCTAAACTCCCTTTTCGACCTAAAAAGACCAGGAAACTATCTGCAGTCACTTCTTCGGAAAACCCTAATGCCAAATCTCTtgaatccaccaccaccaccagcaccacatCCGACGCAGCTGCCGCCACCAGCAACAAAAAGAGTAAAATTGTTGTTCAAAAAGTAATCCGTGTCTTACCAAAGATCACAGCAAGAGCATTATCATGCAAAGGTGAAGTTGAACTAGCTTTAAGGCACTTGAGTTCAGTTGATTCAAACCTAGATCGTTTAATAAAATTACATAAACCTCCAGTGTTTGATTCATTTCAACCACCATTCCTTGCTTTGTCAAAATCAATACTTTATCAACAACTTGCTTATAAAGCTGGGACTTCAATTTATACTCGTTTTGTTTCACTTTGTGGTGGTGAATCACTTGTTTTGCCTGAAGCAGTTCTTTCTTTTACTCCTAATCAACTTCGCCTAATCGGTATTTCTGCGCGTAAATCTAGTTATCTTCATGATTTAGCTAATAAATACCGCAATGGGATTTTATCAGATTCTTCAATTGTTAATATGGATGATAAATCCCTCTTCACTATGCTAACAATGGTCAAGGGTATTGGCCCATGGTCAGTACATATGTTTATGATATTTTCCCTTCATCGTCCTGATGTTCTTCCTGTCGGGGATGTTGGTATTCGGAAAGGCGTTCAGCTTTTATATGGTCTTGATGAATTACCTAGACCTTCACAAATGGAAAATCTTTGCGAAAAATGGAGACCTTATCGATCCGTTGCGTCGTGGTATATGTGGAGATTTGCTGAAGCACAGGGTGCTTCTGCAACAGCTGCCGCCATAGTACCAGTTGTAGAAAGTGCAATCCCGCTACAACAGCTGCACCAGGAGCAGCAACCATCTTTTCCCCAGCAGCAACCATCTTTTCCGCAGGAGCAACCATCTTTTCCGCAGCAACAGATTATCGATCCTGCTACCAATATTGCGAATCACGG